AAACCCTATAAAAACCGGTCTAGGGCTTCCTTCAACTCCGCCAACTCCTGCTCAATATTGCCTTCCGCCGCCGCCCTGGTGATGCACTCATTCATGTGGTCATCCAAAATTAATCTAGCCACCCGGTCTAATGCCCCCCGGACTGCCGCCACCTGAATTAACACCTCTGGGCAGGGACGATTTTCCTGCACCATGGTTTTCACTCCCCGAATATGGCCTTCAATGCGGGAGAGGCGATTAACTAACTTTTGTAAGGATTCTTGGCTGTGGACATGGGGATGGGCGTGACTATGGCGGGCAGAAGGATGGGGTACGGGTTGGGAAGTCATACGTTCAATATTTGTCGATATTTGCCGATAAAACCATTGCCCAATTAGACAATTTTTCTTGATGTTAGCGGGGGGGAGAATTTTGCGTCGCTGATGGCTTATTTTCGGGAGGACACCTTTAGCCCAATAGCTTATCGTAGTCTTCGTGTGTACCAATCCAAAACCACACATAGCCGTCATCGGTTTCAACCGACAATGCTCGATAATCTAAGGTGACTCGAACAGACCATAATTCTCCCACTTTTTTGAAATGGAGTGAGGGATGGCGAGGATTTTGGTTGAGTAATTGATAAGCCTTATCTGCCCGTCTCTGAATTTCTTCTGGCAGATGCCGATAACAAAACCAGAAATCAGAGTTAGTGTGGTGGTTCAAAGCACTTTTGTCCGACCAGCGTTATGGTCTGCCAATGCCTTTTCCGCTAAGGCTTTTAGCTTACCAGACTTAGAGTCTTGCTCAATTTGACGATCCCATGCATGCCAATCGTACTCGTGGAACCATACGCGGAATTTGGCGAAATCCGAGGGACTTAGCTGTTTAACTTGTCTTTCAATTTGTTCTAAGTTACTC
The genomic region above belongs to Synechocystis sp. PCC 6803 substr. PCC-P and contains:
- a CDS encoding metal-sensitive transcriptional regulator → MTSQPVPHPSARHSHAHPHVHSQESLQKLVNRLSRIEGHIRGVKTMVQENRPCPEVLIQVAAVRGALDRVARLILDDHMNECITRAAAEGNIEQELAELKEALDRFL